From the Acomys russatus chromosome 8, mAcoRus1.1, whole genome shotgun sequence genome, the window CCCATCTCCTCTGCAGAACTGTTGTAGGTGCCTGTGGCTTTGATTATCAAACCCTTTCTAAGCTGTGCTACAGCCACTGAGGACAGATGTGGTAGCTGTGGCTGGACAGCCCTGCAGGCACTACACACTGTAAGATGCCTCTTTCTGCACATTCCTTTCTTTGctcttacatcttttttttttttccccctctccaggTGCAGAGTGAAGACAGTGTCCTTCTGTTTGTTATTGCCTGGACAATTACAGAAATTATCCGTTACTCCTTTTACACGTTCAGTCTATTAAACCATTTGCCTTACATCATCAAATGGGCCAGGTAAAGAAGTACATGCAGCAAGGACTAACTTTGAAAGCATTCATCACCATATTTGCCTTTTATTGCCTGAACACTGCGTCCAACGTCCCAAAACTAAAATTGGATGAGATGGAGGGATCTATCTCATCAGGAGGGTCTTGACTTTGAGCTACAGAAACACTGTGCTAAAGTCTTTATACTTGggttatttttattgaaatcagTTCTTTTTAGTTAGGTTATTCAGCAGAAATttaatgtatctgtttttatCCTTATTCAGTTTAACTGATGAATTTGACCTATTATGGTGATTTCTGGTACATGGCTACATCTCCTAGTCTTATTTTGTCAAGAAACTATGACGTGTAAGGTCATTTCTTCCTTAATAACAAACACTACATGGTTTTCTCATCTTTTGAGTTTTGATTTGCTTTGATTACTCTTACCAGTAATATTCAGTTAAGAATTCAGGCATGGTGATTCACCCGTTTGTAAGCCCAAAGcttgagaggccaaggcaggagaattgccacaaATTCTGGCCACAAATGAGACTCCGGTCTCAACAACAGTAACAGAATTCAGGTATGACTTAGGCAAAAGGCTGATAGCACATCTGTCTATCCAGTTGTGATTTATGCATGAAGGACTATGGGGTGAGGAGAACAGAGCAAAAAGGCCCAAACTGACTTCAGAGCTAAGACGCGTCATTTCCTAGAGGAAAGCAGCTGTTGCTAGATAGTTTGTGAGTTTGGtgattgaatgaagaacagacaCGGTTTCCAAAGtttgcttttattactgttttttgaAATAAACTATATTTCAGGGAAAAGTACCAGCTACCAGCCAGTCTGTGCCACCACCATGAAGGCTGTGTCTGTGGGGAGAGTCTTGGCTGAGCTTtggttttgctcatttttctctGTGGTCTATGCCCTGCCTCATGATCTAGGTCCACAACAGGGAATACAGCTTCTTTCTCAGCAGATTCTTGTGCCTGGGAGTTGAAGCCAGATTTATCTGGAGCCATGAACAGGCACAGGTTTCTGAGATCCGAGCTGACAGTTTCCATAGGGATGCTGATGCCTCAGAACAGTCTGTAAGCCCATCCTGTACTGGTGGGAACTGCCCTCTGCGTTCCTTTCTGTCTGTTggtttaatgtgtatgagtgttttgcctgcaggcgtGTATGTGCCTAGTGCCTACAGAATCTGTCAGAAGAGGGTTTTTGGATCTCGTGGAACTAcaattatagatggctgtgaaccaccctatgggtgctgggaatcaaactctggtcctcttcaagagcaacaagtgctcttaaccactgagccatctctctagtttccCCTGAATTCTGTTAAAACAGATAAagcttttaaaagtgaaaataattgtatgaacCTCTCATGCAATAGTGATTGTATTTGTGTGGGcttatttataaaattcaaagCCATTAggaattttttaatgttaaaattagTCAAGATTTTGTTTTCACAGCAGCTTGTATGGGCAGGCATTTGGGAACTAGCAGGATGTGGTTGTGTAATGTGCTGTGTTCTTCAGTCCACATGCAGCTTGGTGTGCTCTAGGAATTCCTGGGTAGCTGTTCCccgcctcccccctcctcctctccaccccGGGGAAGGAAGGTCTTGCTCTGCCTTCGGTCTGAAGGAGCACGTTTTGAGGCTGGCTGAGCACTTTGCTTTCCTTGAGAACGTTTGGAGACATGTACCTGCAATGGGCCCTTTTCACAAACTGGCCTGTGAAGGCTGACTATGAGCAGGTGATCGGGAAGTGCAGAGACAGTAGCTTTCTGAGGAGCAGACAGAGCTTCGAAATATGGCTACTGTGAGCCACACAGtgagggctttgttttgtttcaggtaCACACTTTTCATCGTGCTGTACCCAATGGGAGTGACAGGAGAACTGCTCACAATATACgcagctctgccctctgtccgACAGGCTGGCCTGTACTCCATCAGCTTACCTAACAAATACAACTTCTCCTTTGACTACTATGCATTCCTGATTCTGGTAATGATCTCCTACATTCCACGTAAGTACATTTATGTGCTAAAGGCCAGCTCGGTGGTAACTCGAGTGGCGGGTTTTGCTTGGCTTTGCTCTGTATCTCATGTAAATCCCACTCTCGGGGACACTTTGGTTTTTATTGACCACTGACTATCAGGAAATTTCCCTGGTAGCAGCTGAGTAGAAATGAACCCTTCTCGATACAGTTGCAAAATGTTTCCCTTCTCCTTGTGGGGGTCAGCCCTGCCTCAGGGAAGTActaaagagaaagcaggaaaccGCCAAGGGCCTTACcttgcctttgttttcctgtctcttgAGAGTTGCTTTATTATGGTTTGTGAAAAACATAAGATTTTTGCATTGTTCGGTATATCAAAATAGGCAGTTTTACTTCACATTAAGAGATCAGTAGCTGActagaaacaaataacaaaataaaggcaGTTGCATTGTTTTTCTGCATTTCTCAGTTTCTTGTTGAGTACAAACCTCTGAGAATAGGACACACTGTTCCTTTCAGTGGCTAGATTCTAATAGAACCTCTGGTGGCGTAAATGTACGGAAAATCAAGTGTGCCTGTGAGCACACAGGGGCAAAACAACGTGACGTGTGACAGTGCTGTCAGGGAGTGCCTGTTGCTGATTCTGAGGACTGTGTCTTTTCTGGGTGCCGCTCACTGGGGCTCCTTGGTTGATTTCTATATTCCAGAAGGACCTTTTGGGCCTAAGGACAAACCAAGCCAGCCCGGAGCTACTGTAACTCCAAATCTCTTCTAAGGTTCAAGCAGGGATACACTGTATTTCTTTAGCCCTCAGCATTATCTAAGTGAGTCACCCTAACCATCATAAATGGCATGTTTGTGTCCCTCAGCCGAAAATTGCATTTTACGCATTGTGAGGGGAAAAAACAGCTTCATCCAGATTTCATCTGAAAGTTTATCTTGGAGAAATTCTTGGACACCATCCTGCTTCATGATTCAGTTTCCACTCTTCATTACTGAACTCTCTGTTTAGTGCTGGAGACCTGGTGGCTGGCagccatttctcttcagaaaaggtgCTGGGTGTTGAAACAAAAATGCAAAGAGTAAAAATGTGCATAACGCAGCAGGGCTTTTCACTTTCAGGTTTGCTCCCTggggctttctttttgttttgttttgttttgttttttcagctcCAAAGCTTCAAGGCACAGCAATGACTTTACTACTCTCAGATTGAGCAGCACCCCCAGGGCACCCCAGTACTTGCTTCCATTCTGATAAACAGGAGCTAGGCCCCATGTGGAATGACTAGAAAGCAGGGATGGTGGTGTGAACCCTCACCCCACAAGGGCTTCCACACTGATGACACCTCAGGGTTCCTGGGGCAGTCCCCAAGTTGGCCTCACTCTTCTCTCCCTGGTAGTCAGCCTTGCCAAGACTTCCTGCAGCCTATTGCTGGACTTACTGTCAGGTCAGACACAAGCAGCCCTCCATGACTGTGGTGGAAAACATGTCCAGCCCAGCGGGGTTTTCCATCATGCCCCTCAGCgactgagcagcaagcactcttggAGGAGGGCAGAGCTCTGCGCTCATTGGGTTTTGCGCAGTGGGATTACTGGAAATTAACACAGGGCCTTAGCCACATACTCTCCCACTAGCCTGTATCAGCAGCCCCAGAACTCTGacttactttgttttcatttatgtttatgtatttgttagGAAAACATGAGTGTACACATggcacagcacacatgtagaggtcagaggacacatttAAAGAgacagttctctcttcccatatGATCTAGAGATGAAACTCCTGTTGTCAGACATGCCTAGCAAGTACCTGTATCTGCTAAGTCAGCTAAGGTTTATTTCTAATTATGACTGGAGCATGTGTTTATGCACATAAGTTTAGGtccctgaggaagccagaggcatcagagccTCTGAAGCTAGAATTAGTTAAAGATAGTTTTAGCtgccccacatgggtgctgggaaccaaactcaggtctctgcAAGGAAAGTGTATGCTTTTCACAGCTGGCCCAGCTCCCCAGCCAGAATTCTGCTCCCTTAGCTCTTTCCTCTTCCTACTTTGTGCTTTCCAGTTCAGAACCAACAGAAGATGGTAGATGTCTCAGGTACCTATTCAGGTTAATACGTTCAAGGCTTTCGTTGGTGTGGCTAGATGTATCCAAGTAGCCATGTGTCAGGAATAGTCTGTCCTGAACACAGTGGTCCTTCCAAAAGAACTATCAGTGCTTTGGCCGCCAAGAAGTCGCCCCTGGAACTAGAAAACAGCCCAAGAGCATCCCGTGTCCAGCCACCACCCCATTCCTGCACATAGAGCTCCAGGGGCTTGTGAGGAGCCATAATAGGATGACAAGGACCACAAGTGGGCCAGCAagtgtctcagtgggtaaaggtgccaaGCCTGGCACATGGTGGAATGCAAGAGACAGCTCctacaaggtgtcctctgacctccacatatgtatcATGATGTGCATACATGAGTGGGTGCtcgcgctcgctctctctctcgctctctctctctctctctctctctctctctctctctctctctctcaataaaagttttttaaaatccaaatttaGAAAAAGCCCTTATTTCTGCAATGTGACCCTGCTGATAGCCTCAAGCTCTTTCCCATGAGTCTGAAGGAACACGCTGACCATCTTCTGCTCTCACTGAGGGCCCTAATGAATAGCCTCTAGTACCACCCTCTCAAGTAGCCTTGGGACCCTACCACCCCCTGTGGTAATACAGTCACAAACACAGCCAGGGAGAGTGTCCTGGGCATGCTTAGTTCAGAGTGCCTTTCCTAAGGGAAAGCTAGCAAAGCTGGCCctgcatttttaaatgattacaaTTAGCAGTCCTTGTGGCTTAATTATATCCTTCCTTCCAGGTTTTAGATTATAGACCTTGTCAAATTTTCTGGCTTTTGTACCAAAATAGTTGTGTCACTGCTGAATTCTCTACATAAGCTGAGCCTTTTCTTTGAATAACTTCCTCCCTGGAACAGAAAGGGAGTGGCCACATCTCTGGACTCTGATGTCTTGAAGTTCTTTGGGaggggcatggtgacgcacacctttaatcccagcactcgaggcagagacagggggatcgctgttagtttgaggctagcctggtctacaaagagagtccaggacagccaaggctacacagagaaaccctttattgaaaaaaaattaaagtttaatcaACTGGAagctaggtgtggtagtgcacacttttaatcccagcacttgggaggcagaaacaagtcgatctctgagttcaagatcagcctgagttccaggaaatccaggtctacacagagaatctctgtcttaaaataagaaaggaaggaagagagagagaaatgatcaACTTGGAATCCATTTGAAAAGTATGGAAGAGATGGTCCCACAGGGGTTGGCAGTAATAGGGCTCCTCCTTTCACTACAGGCTGCTCTCTGGAGGTGGGGCCTGAGAAGGGAAAAGACGGATAAAGCACTCACACGGAGCTGCTGGTGACTGAATGTCCAATTTGCAGTAGCCATGCGAAGGCCATGTTACTCAAATCAGTACTTCTTCACTGGGCATTTGTGGTGAATAGCTGTTAGTTCGGGATATTTTGGCATCTCTGGTTTCATATGCTAAATTCCAGTAACTCCACCCCCTTGCCAAGAGTTCTCTAGAGAGGCTGCCCCTCTTTTAAGAAACCAACAGCAAGAACAGGAGACTTTCTGGTACCTGGTGACCCTGAGACTGGTTTCTCTTCTGCAGTGACTGGTCTGCATCCTAGCCCTGCTTGGTCACTCTAAGTATAAGGTTGTAGCCTCCTCTCCCTCGTCCTTCTTGCCAGTCACAGAGCAGCCTTCTCAGCCGTGCGGAGGTGATGGCTGTGTCTCCCCACCACACAAGACAGATGGGCTAAACAGTCGGGACCCCAGAGCCTGGTCCTCCCAGGTTGTCTGTGAGACCCTACGCATGTTGTTTACTATTTCTAGGCCTGTAATTCCTCCTCTGAAGGAGGAAACTCCATCACCTGGCTCTCTCTGGTTGTTCCGAAATTAACCAGAGTAAACGTGGGGGTGAGCGGAGCATGAGCAGGGTGGGGCAGATTGATCAGTGGTAGAAACTCGCCTGAGGATGTGATGCTCTGTTATCAATCCCCagcacagccaggcgtggtggcgcacgcctttaatcccagcacttgggaggcaggcggactgctgtcagttcaaggccagcctggtctacgagtccaggacacccagggttacacagagagaccctgtctcgaaaaaccaaaaaaaaaaaaaaaaaaaaaaaaaaaagtcaatcccCAGGACAGACTTATTTGATGGCCTGTGATCCTGTGATGGGTATGGGGTGAAGCAGGGTCTGCCGTTTCAGCCATGGAGCTTGGCTGAAGGGAGGAatgctgtccctccctctccaagTTCTATCACTGCCATCTGTCCCTGGATGAGGACCCCAGGCTGTGGGTGGACAGAGCTTCAGGGCCTCTCTAACCCACTGCTCTTTTCTTGTCTTCCAGTCTTCCCCCAGTTGTACTTCCACATGATACACCAGAGAAGAAAGATCCTTTCTCGCACTGAAGAACACAAGAAGTTTGACTAGCTtccacaccaccaccccaaaccAAACTTTTCAATGATCAAAAAATGCTGCAGACTTTTTGAGTTCCCaataagaactatttttaaaacatgaaaaacaaaacaaaataaataccaaAATCCAGTGTCACATGGGCCTGggattttataaaaaataaaaataaagataaaaatgcaaaAGGCTGTTACATAAAGCATCCTAGCTGGTCCTTTCAGCATGCTCTAAGCAGAAGTTCCCAGTATCTATGATGGCACTAGAAGGGGGTTGGCACTCTCGCTCCTCCGTGTATCTGGCAAATAAAGACCTGTAACCCGGAATGCTTGAGAGTTACAGTCTGAGTAATGACGTTGCACCAGCTGACTGCCCAGCTTGCGGTGGAAGTTACATTGCAGTCTACAGTGTGTTTAGCATTTCCTTCTCAAAGTGCTTGACTGCATGCTGGAAACTCTGTGTTTTTGAAGCAACAATTTGTCCTCTGGAATGCTCTGAAGTTGTGGCTAGGACCTAGCCCTCATATCTAGTGAATGACTTACAAGAGCATATGCCTGTGAAGCTATGGGTAGCGCCTGTAACCAGCAAGCCACTAAACGCCTTCCATTTGGTTTCGATTGAGTCAGTACTGCCTGCCACTAAGAACCATGCTAGAATTTAGTAAGTCTGTGTATACAGTAAAGACCCTTGCAGCTTCAGAGACTAACAAGCCGTGATGTAAAGGGGGAAGCTCGGTACCCAGTGAATGCCGAGGACCTTCCATCCATCGCCCTTTGCTCAGCACGGGTGTGTATTGGCCAGCGCCCATCTCATCACACAAGAGGAGGAAAGTTGTAATTAAAGGCACTTGGAAGGTGTTACTTTACCACCATAGTCCAGAAAAGCATTCAGAAATAGATTTATAtacttacttttcattttaactttttactcTTTTGTGTAGTCTCCATTCCTGATTGTGGTCCGGTGTTCATTCCCACCAAATTGTAAGTTCAGAGACAACATATGTTCTAGGATGAGCTAACAGCAGGATTGTCTCCATGTGTCAGAGCAGCCCCCAGCTGGTTTGTGACTATGGCCGTTGTCTAATAAAGAATGTCTTCACAGCACTTAATTGCCTAACCGTATATTTAAGTCCCCTTAGGAAAGGCAAAACTCACTGCCCGGCCCACTGCTCCCTCCCAGTGCCCTCAACAAACTCCtttcaaaaatagaaagcaaGGTTCAGATGAAAATGCCAGGCACAAGCGTGGGTGTGCACTCGATTTAGACATTTCCTTCTTGACAGAATCActtcccttgtttttctttctttttttcttttttttttttttttttttttttttttttttttttttttgtttatctttaagactttaaaaatctTACCATTGTAATCTAGAATATAATTGTTTCAATCAGAAGAGTATAATGAGAGCTACATCTTCAAATGCATATTTTCCTAGGAGCTTGAAAAGCTAATGCAGACAGGTGTGTCAGGCTGAGCATTAGAATTCCGCTCCAGTCAGCTCCAGACTTGGCCGTGTCAAAATCAGAATCTATCTGTTCTGGTATTTGATAGACAAATATGTGGGAACTGCtggtttctttggtgtttttgatgttgttgttgttttcagcttTTGCTCCCTTTTTATTCCTCCAAACTGTATTTCTTCTGTAAGACAGAAGCAGCGTGAGTTTTATCAGCCCCGTTGCTGTCTCTAAGATGGTGACAGTTGCTTTGGGATGTGCGGGTCCCCAGCCCAGGGACCCCTCGGGCCTTCCTGCTGTAACTCAGCCTTACAGCTGTGTCGGCTGAATTGCATCAAAATGAGCTGCAGCGAGGAGAACAAGATCACCAGTTTTCTTCACAAAAAGGGTCTCAATCCaggtgtcttctggacatgcgCATTTAAGACACAGCAGATGAGCAAAGGTGTCCTTCTGTCACCTCTCGGTAACtggcttttaggttttttttttctcctttttcatccTTACCATGAATTAATTTCTCCGTTGAGGTAatcactttcttttataaactgaGAACATCCAGCCTCCCCAGGTGTCACAGCTAATGGTGTGAACGAGGAAGGTGCTTTTCACTGAGTGTTTTGTCAAAGCTAGAGTTACCCCCACCTCCCCACGCAcccacctgagttcagatcttccCGAGGGGCCCTCTGCGGAATGGAAGGAGGCTCAGGGCGCACAGCAATGCTCCTCAGACTCCTGGGGTTAATCTGCCTCGGGCTGAGGTTTCCCCGACTCATTACACCTGTCTCCGTCATAATCAAAGGCCCCATGGAGTTAGTCAAGGAATAAAGCACTGTCgtcccccgtccccccccccatgGGAAAGTTCTTCTGAAGCAAACTGAGCAAGAGGATGGTGTGGACGTTGCCGGGCCAAAGGGGCAGACGAGGCGATCGTGCCTTGCTTTTCCACTTGTGTTGGCTTTGCAGTCCTAATAAAAGCCCAGCGCTACTGAGGTCCAATCTGAAGATCAGACTCAGTTCTGCGATTCAGATAAACCATTAGAAGACATCAAAGTCAGTACACGCTGCTCCTTTGAAATTTGGGTAAAAAATTATACAAccatatatataatcatttttgtattttttctatgtTGTGAAAACCAAAATTGTAATTTTATAAGTCTTTGATTCACTAAAATtctataatttaaatgtattttttgtatatttagaaataaGGAGCTCAAAAACTGTGCTTAACTTTCTATGCATGCACTTGAAAGCTGTTTTTATCTGATACTAATGAAGTAGTAAGCTATACTCATAAAACACTGATACGTGTTGCATTCCAAAATAAACTGGTGTGTGCTCTGCCTGGGTCTGATCTGGGGCCATGTTGCAAGAATGTGGAAACTCCCATTCCATTACGGACCCAGCTCGTTCTTTGATGATTTTAAATCTGTTTCTGATATTACTGTTTGTGTACTTACAGGAAAAATAGACTTTATTAAGATGTTTCTCTGGCAGTCAGTCGTCAAGCTCACCAAGGCAGGCTGCCAACATGGCTGCGCAAGGGTGTGAGTaaacactcccccaccccacccgagGAACCGAGAAGTATAAACCATTAATCAGAAAAAGTTAAGAACCTTGGTCCTacatggggttttttgtttgttttgtgtgtgtgtgtgggggggtatctTAGGGTCACTGTCTTAGCAGCTTTCTAATATTAAGCTGAGCCCCACCTCTGCAGATAACTGTTTCCCAGTGTTTGTCTTCTATGAAAACTAGACATAGTGAAGTTCAAGTGTCTCTCCAATTCTAGGCCATTTCTGGGGGTTTTCCACAGTGTCAAACTCACATAAATGCTGGAGGGACCTGGGTTGGGACATCCCCAGCAGGGTCACCTCTGGCCCTCCCACTCTGGAgctgcagtttttttgtttgtttgttttccctagaAAGGTCTGCAGGGCCAGGCTCAGCAAATACTCCCTCTCCTGTGAGTGCAGCAAGACCTCGCTCCCCCAGAAGTCTGCAGTCTTTCTCAGAGTTAACCACTGTCCCTTCCCTAGAGCATGCCTCTTCTCACTGCTGCCCGCGCGGCACTTGAACTACCCCTCTCCCCAGTAGGGTCCTTTGCTGTTCGCTGAGGAGAAGCTGACACTGAGAAGCTGGTggggatgtcagaggacaacgcCGCCTGTGCGCACATACTGCCTTGGTagttttggggtggtggtgggaccTGGGTCTTCCTGACTAGCATTGTCTATATTGTGGCCATGCTGACATAAGCCTCAGCTCGGAGGACTCGCCTGTGTCATTAGGAAGCCGCCTGTTACACACAGTATTCCGAAAATGCTGCTGGGTTCTGTTCCTTCACTCTTAACAAGAGTGAGAACTAGCATTGCAGCTCATCATGTtggtttgctgtttttgtttttttgtttttttaatctcagccTTACAAATAGCCTGGCTCATAGTCAAACCATTTGGTAGTGAAGAAACTGTTGTAAGTAACTATTACCAAAAATAGCTATACCTATTAACATTCCTCCCCTTGCATCTAAGAGCCAGGCCAGGGGAGAGCCAtgaagttcttttgtttttttgaccatcacattctttgaaaatatgagggactacttgtttttgttttctatttagaGTGACACCCACGGTGTTACGTGGGGAAAAAATTCTCcataccaaaaataatttttcccaCAAAAGGCAAATTTGTTACCATTGGGTAACAAATCTAAACGAGTGAAAGGTTTTGTGTTAAAGCCCCTGGTGTCCATTTCGTAAAACACATTATCTCCTGGAAGCTCTCTAATCCCCAAACAGTACTTTCACATTTGTATGCGGTGGGCAGACTTTGCACTCCAGATGCGCTACAGTTGCAGCCCTGGTTGAACAGTCTGGAACACCATTTCTGCCTCTGCATTGTGGTAGCGAGGCTTCCCCGCTAGGGGGCAGCACCTCCAAAGCAATCTGGGTTTCAGGAGCATTGGAAAATAGCTTTAGCCCAAGGATAAGAAGGGGCAGAAAGGCCCACAGATGAAAATTAGTCACGCATCTATTGTCCATATAAAGCAAAGACAAGTTTAGGGCACATTCTGGAGGCGTGCAGAGAGAGAGCAGTTTGGTGCACGCTTTGAGGATCGGGTTTTTCCCTTGATGCTCTCCTGTCAAGGACCCTGCAACCCAGATCTTGGGGGAGGCGGGGACTGAAGTGGGGGCAGCTGCAAGCAGGTGTTAGTTAGCACCACTCTGCAGTAGAGCCTGCATGTGATTATTTGAAATGCCCTGAGAGGTCCTTTCCCACTGTTAGTTTGTCTCTGGGTATTTTTGGAGGGCAGTCTGGGCCATGAGAAAATGTCAGACCACCTTATAAGGCGGTGTCTGGACCCGAGAGTGCTGTCTGCAGCATGTTGGGTACACTGTGGACTTGAGTTAACTTGACTCTTGGACTGTGGGTTTTCTCACAGATTCCAAATACTCTCTCCATGCCATGAATTATTCTCTTTAACAGACCTTGTGTCTTCCTCCAGGGAGAGCTGTTTAAACAGCCATCACATTGAAAATACCAAGCAGAAAACCAGGCCTGCCTCAACCAGATTGTGTCTGTCACCCACAACAGTTCTGAGGGGCAGGGGTGTGGATGGATATGCTGAGGGGCTGTCTGTGGTTTAAAACATTGAGAAGCAGTGAGTTTTCTTCTCCTCAGCTTTCACTCCGCGAATGTATTTTGAATCTCCAAGAGGAGATGCTATGCCAAACTTTCCAAACCTGTTTTCCCCAAGGCTCCCTGAACACACCTTGTAAGATATGACTGTTGATGGCAGCTTTCCCCACTGGGGGCTACCCTCCCCCTTCTTGgggatgatggggggggggggtcagcccGGGGTATAGGAAGCTTCCTGCTTTGGTTTCTATGTGGATGTAAATGGATGCTTAGATTAATGATGCCAGTGTGCTCAGCCCCAGATGGAGTGTGCTGGTTGCTGTTTCCCAGTGCGTGTAAGAGGTGTCACTAGCGCATGTGGATCTGCTTCAGAGACCAGGCAGGGACCAGCAGCCCCAAGCCAAGGTCAGTCCCCTGAGCCTCATTACCTTCGGGGCTCCTGCCTGCCCAGGGTATGCTTAAACCCCGTCCTCCTTAATCCCTTCGGATAGTATCCCTCATGTCAACTAGGCCCCAGACATGTtgctcacacctgtagtccctGCATTTAGGAGGCAGGAGCAGTGCATTCCTTTGAGGATAGCTGAACTGTAGAATGagaccctctcctccccctccctagggaaggggggaaggaacTGGGGGGAAGATGCTATCAGCAGCTTTTGGGAACATATTTTCCGTCCTGTGAGCCTTTATCCATGGCCCATCCCTCCCTTGTGCTTAGACAAGGAATCCAAGTCACTCAGTGTTTCCCCTGGGCTCCTCCCACCTTGGCCCCCTTAGCACAGCTTCTCTGGCCTCCcctgcttctcccttcctctccgaCCATGCCCAGCCACTAACAGGGTTCTTTCAATACTCCCAGTGGTCTCTGTGCTATGGGATCCAGGGCACACTCTAGTCTTTGTCTTAGGGCTGGGCACCCAGCGACCTTAGACTCTAGAACCCATGAGGTGTTTTTGGAGTAGATGGGGAGGCTCAGCAGTGGCCATTGCTAGCCCAAAACTCTTGCTTCTCCATGCATTCCCCCCAAAGAATCTATGGAGAGTCAACAAAGTGTCATGGCACCTCTTTCCAGGGTAGAGTTGCGGGGGAAAAGCCTTAAAACATTCCTCCTTAAGCCAGTGAGAAGTGGGCGGTGAGACTAAAGTCATGAGGCCTTCTAAACTCACCTCAGGTACCGTCCCATCCTTCACTCCAGCACCAGCGCAACAAGACAAGACAGATGGGCATCTGTTCCGCCATGCCTGGCAC encodes:
- the Hacd2 gene encoding very-long-chain (3R)-3-hydroxyacyl-CoA dehydratase 2 isoform X2, with amino-acid sequence MAAVAATAATKGNGGGSGRAGAAGEGSGTRKKKGPGPVATAYLVIYNVVMTAGWLVIAVGLVRAYLAKGSYHSLYYSIEKPLKFFQTGALLEILHCAIGIVPSSVVLTSFQVMSRVFLIWAVTHSVKEVQSEDSVLLFVIAWTITEIIRYSFYTFSLLNHLPYIIKWARYTLFIVLYPMGVTGELLTIYAALPSVRQAGLYSISLPNKYNFSFDYYAFLILVMISYIPLFPQLYFHMIHQRRKILSRTEEHKKFD